The Mustela erminea isolate mMusErm1 chromosome 18, mMusErm1.Pri, whole genome shotgun sequence genome has a window encoding:
- the AKAP1 gene encoding A-kinase anchor protein 1, mitochondrial yields the protein MAIQFRSLFPLALPGMLAVLGWWWFFSRKKHVSSQDRQVEAGAVERRAGCAIKEPRAREDPCPGVVSPPPSIGAPAEKEPSVVSKPPSEPPALLRPHASCRRSESSGSLPNITDTRLRPGTRRDDSAKVELALTGDEAGSVPPECPLPTPKNVPFPHVATEVCKQEALFSATGGRGWQGQAAAPQEKPRETGGAEGTGDAVSGESLPEESVLYQEHDSDSEIRKAPSPGEKRQDGPPQTEEDAVGKLLSSLIESAHAELMEDDELRAPQVGDQAGDADGAGRPGKEEAVEQNEKIEQAAYQIISRVILEATEEVLATTVGRITDRVYQASAGQLQGQKEESSGPVCQKSSPGQDAGEPAPATVEPEAASGADAALPSPGLPTEDLPPPKTYKSCLSSPLSSPTKDRKPKNSAHHISLAPCPLPAVPQGESPDEASVLVQNAGCVPCVPCTSDSSQDVPSVASEQCSDSTSTSGLEDLCTDTNSSPRSKAISPPLPESTVPFSNGVLKGELSDLGNEDGWTVDAEADHSGGSDGNSMDSVDGCCGPRKTDSFQNAQVGSSPKKVDLIIWEIEVPKHLVGRLIGKQGRYVSFLKQTSGAKIYISTLPYTQNIQICHIEGSQHHVDKALNLIGKKFKELNLTNIYAPPLPSLALPSLPMTSWLMLPDGVTVEVIVVNQVNAGHLFVQQHTHPTFHALRSLDQQMCLCYSQPGIPTLPTPVEVTVICAAPGVDGAWWRAQVVASYEESNEVEIRYVDYGGYKRVKVDVLRQIRSDFVTLPFQGAEVLLDSVMPLSDDDHFSPEADAAMSEMTGNTALLAQVTSYSPTGLPLIQLWSVVGNEAVLINRSLVERGLAQWVDSHYAGL from the exons ATGGCCATCCAGTTCCGTTCACTTTTCCCCTTGGCATTGCCTGGAATGCTGGCAGTCCTCGGCTGGTGGTGGTTTTTCTCTCGTAAAAAGCATGTCAGCAGCCAGGACAGACAGGTGGAGGCCGGCGCTGTGGAACGGAGGGCTGGCTGTGCCATCAAAGAGCCACGTGCCCGGGAGGACCCCTGTCCTGGAGTAGTGTCCCCGCCCCCCAGCATCGGAGCCCCTGCAGAAAAGGAGCCATCAGTTGTGAGCAAGCCTCCCTCGGAGCCCCCAGCCTTGCTGCGGCCACATGCATCCTGTCGCCGGTCCGAGTCCTCCGGCAGCCTTCCTAACATCACAGATACAAGATTGCGGCCAGGAACACGCAGAGATGACAGTGCAAAGGTGGAACTAGCCCTGACGGGTGACGAAGCCGGGTCCGTTCCTCCAGAGTGTCCCCTTCCAACCCCAAAGAATGTTCCTTTCCCCCACGTGGCGACAGAGGTGTGCAAGCAAGAGGCGCTGTTCAGTGCAACGGGAGGGCGGGGCTGGCAGGGCCAGGCTGCAGCCCCCCAAGAAAAGCCAAGAGAGACGGGTGGGGCTGAAGGCACTGGGGATGCAGTGTCTGGAGAAAGCCTGCCTGAGGAGAGTGTGTTGTACCAGGAGCACGACTCCGACTCGGAGATCCGCAAGGCGCCCAGTcctggggagaagaggcaggacGGACCACCGCAGACGGAGGAGGATGCTGTGGGGAAGCTGTTGAGCAGCCTCATCGAGTCGGCTCACGCAGAGCTGATGGAGGATGACGAGCTGCGGGCACCCCAGGTTGGCGACCAAGCCGGTGACGCAGATGGTGCCGGGCGGCCGGGCAAGGAGGAGGCCGTGGAGCAAAATGAGAAGATCGAGCAGGCTGCCTACCAGATCATCTCCAGAGTGATCTTGGAGGCAACTGAAGAGGTGCTGGCCACCACCGTGGGCAGGATCACAGATCGGGTGTATCAGGCTTCAGCTGGTCAGCTCcaagggcagaaggaagagagctCTGGGCCAGTCTGCCAGAAATCTTCTCCGGGGCAAGATGCCGGGGAGCCCGCTCCCGCCACCGTGGAGCCGGAGGCGGCCTCTGGTGCAGACGCCGCCCTCCCCTCGCCAGGCCTGCCCACAGAGGACCTGCCACCACCAAAGACCTATAAGAGCTGCCTGAGCAGCCCTTTGTCCAGTCCCACCAAGGACAGGAAGCCAAAGAACTCCGCACACCACATATCCCtggccccctgccctctgccagccGTCCCCCAGGGAGAGTCACCTGATGAAGCCAGTGTCCTGGTGCAAAATGCCGGGTGCGTCCCCTGCGTCCCCTGCACTTCTGACAGTAGCCAGGATGTCCCTTCAGTGGCCTCGGAGCAGTGCTCGGATTCCACCAGCACTTCAGGGCTTGAAGACTTGTGTACAGACACCAACTCAAGCCCCAGGAGCAAGGCCATCTCCCCGCCGCTGCCAGAAAGTACTGTGCCCTTCAGCAATGGGGTGCTGAAAGGGGAGCTCTCAGACTTGGGGAATGAGGATGGATGGACCGTGGATGCAGAAGCAGATCATTCGGGAG GCTCGGACGGGAACAGCATGGACTCAGTGGATGGCTGCTGTGGGCCCAGGAAGACTGACAGTTTCCAGAATGCCCAAGTGGGCTCCAGTCCTAAGAAGGTGGACCTCATCATCTGGGAGATCGAGGTGCCCAAG cacTTAGTTGGTCGGCTAATTGGCAAGCAGGGGCGGTATGTGAGTTTTCTGAAGCAAACGTCTGGTGCCAAGATCTACATCTCAACCCTGCCTTATACCCAGAACATCCAGATTTGTCACATAGAAG GTTCTCAGCATCATGTAGACAAGGCGCTGAACTTAATTGGGAAGAAGTTCAAAGAACTGAATCTCACCAATATCTACGCTCCTCCACTGCCGTCACTGGCACTGCCTTCTCTTCCAATGACTTCCTGG CTCATGCTGCCTGACGGTGTCACTGTGGAAGTGATCGTGGTCAACCAGGTCAACGCCGGGCACTTGTTCGTGCAGCAGCACACGCACCCTACCTTCCACGCGCTGCGCAGTCTGGACCAGCAGATGTGCCTGTGTTACTCTCAGCCCGGGATCCCCACCTTGCCCACCCCCGTGGAAG TAACGGTCATCTGCGCTGCCCCCGGCGTGGACGGTGCCTGGTGGCGAGCCCAAGTGGTGGCCTCTTATGAGGAAAGCAATGAAGTGGAGATCCGCTACGTGGACTACGGTGGATATAAGAGAGTGAAAGTGGACGTGCTCCGGCAGATCCG ATCTGACTTTGTGACTCTGCCATTCCAGGGAGCAGAGGTCCTTCTGGACAGCGTGATGCCCTTGTCAG atgatGACCACTTTTCCCCTGAAGCAGATGCAGCCATGAGCGAGATGACCGGAAATACCGCGCTGCTGGctcag GTGACAAGTTACAGCCCGACTGGCCTTCCTCTAATTCAGCTATGGAGTGTGGTTGGAAATGAA GCGGTGTTGATAAACCGGTCGCTGGTGGAGCGAGGACTTGCTCAGTGGGTAGACAGCCACTACGCGGGCCTCTGA